A stretch of Zootoca vivipara chromosome 13, rZooViv1.1, whole genome shotgun sequence DNA encodes these proteins:
- the LOC118094740 gene encoding ras-related protein Rab-18-B isoform X3 → MLRRRLGLLLARPGSESKLSYMTTFSCSGSLLCGVSGTDVGRAALVLLLPNSVLSLATELAMAREDAGSLPILKLLLVGDSGVGKSSLLLRFTEDQFEPYLNPTIGVDFKVKKMVIGDFPLQLAIWDTAGQERFRTLTPSYYRGAQGIILVYDVTKRETFEGLECWLQELDVFTKKSVVKMLVGNKIDETDREVDRKEGLQFAQKHSMLFIETSAKMKDGVETAFEEVVIKILQTPELWNIRSEGIVLAPESRAPIAADGCSGHCSVA, encoded by the exons ATGCTCCGGAGGCGATTGGGCCTCCTGCTGGCCCGGCCCGGCTCCGAATCAAAGCTTAGCTATATGACGACCTTCTCCTGCTCCGGATCTCTTTTGTGCGG tgtTTCTGGCACAGATGTTGGGCGGGCCGCCCTTGTATTGCTCCTGCCAAATTCCGTGCTCAGTCTGGCAACAGAGCTCGCCATGGCGCGAGAAGACGCTGGGTCACTGCCCATCCTGAAGCTACTCTTGGTCGGAGACAGTGGAGTAGGAAAATCCAG CCTTCTGCTGAGATTCACTGAGGATCAGTTTGAGCCCTACTTGAACCCAACCATTG gTGTTGATTTCAAAGTGAAGAAGATGGTGATTGGCGACTTTCCCCTGCAACTCGCAATATGG GACACAGCAGGCCAGGAGCGATTCCGGACTTTGACCCCTAGTTATTACCGAGGTGCTCAAGGTATAATTTTAG TTTATGACGTCACTAAGAGGGAAACCTTTGAGGGACTGGAATGCTGGCTGCAAGAGTTGGATGTTTTCACGAAGAAAAGCGTCGTGAAGATGCTGGTGGGCAACAAAATTGACGAG ACGGATCGCGAGGTAGACAGAAAGGAAGGCTTACAATTTGCTCAGAAACACTCCATGCTCTTCATAG AGACCAGTGCTAAAATGAAGGATGGCGTGGAAACGGCCTTTGAGGAAGTCGTGATAAAGATCCTGCAAACACCAGAACTTTGGAACATCAGAAGCGAAGGCATTGTGCTGGCACCTGAGAGCAGAGCCCCTATTGCAGCCGATGGCTGCAGCGGGCATTGTTCTGTTGCTTAA
- the DUSP3 gene encoding dual specificity protein phosphatase 3, whose translation MSEFQISVEELNDLLANGSGCYSLPSAHSNEVAPRIHVGNAFIAKNVMRLQRLGITHILNAAEGKSFMHVNTNAEFYEGTGITYHGIKANDTQEFNLSRYFEEAADFIEKALAQKDGRVFVHCREGYSRSPTLVIAYLMLRQNMDVKCAVSTVRQKREIGPNDGFLRQLCQLNDRLVKEGKLKKP comes from the exons ATGTCAGAGTTCCAGATTTCGGTGGAAGAGCTCAACGACCTGCTGGCCAACGGCAGCGGCTGCTACAGCCTCCCCAGCGCGCACAGCAACGAGGTGGCGCCCCGGATCCACGTGGGCAACGC GTTCATAGCCAAGAATGTTATGCGCCTGCAACGCCTGGGCATCACCCACATCCTGAACGCGGCAGAAGGCAAGTCTTTCATGCATGTGAACACCAACGCCGAGTTCTACGAAGGCACAGGCATCACCTATCATGGCATCAAGGCCAACGACACGCAGGAGTTCAACCTCAGCCGCTACTTTGAGGAAGCCGCCGATTTCATCGAGAAGGCGTTGGCACAGAAAGATG GCCGGGTGTTTGTCCACTGCCGCGAAGGCTACAGCCGCTCGCCGACACTGGTCATCGCTTACCTCATGCTGCGGCAGAACATGGATGTCAAGTGTGCGGTCAGCACTGTCCGGCAGAAGCGGGAGATCGGCCCCAACGATGGCTTCCTTAGGCAGCTGTGCCAGCTCAACGACCGATTGGTGAAGGAAGGCAAGCTGAAGAAGCCGTAA